Sequence from the Rhinolophus ferrumequinum isolate MPI-CBG mRhiFer1 chromosome 19, mRhiFer1_v1.p, whole genome shotgun sequence genome:
TGAATgtttaactaaatgaaatggtTGAGGTGTATACACCTGACTCTGTTCTAACCCATTATACAAGTAAATGTTTTGATTATCAACGTTTCTTACCTTCTCTGTAGCTGAACTGACTGGGTTAGGACTGACCATATGcaggatttaattttaaaatctgtcctTTATGTTACCCTTTTCTGTTATTGGACATACCCAGTTCTGAATGCAGACAGTGTGGACATTTTCAGTTACAGACGCAGAACTTTTTGAAATTAGGTGATGTCAGATAACAAGATATGCTGAAAACCACCATTTACCTGCTGTTATTGTTTGTTTAAGCTTTCATCTTAGGAAAACTGTTAGTTGGATGATTATAATTAAAGGCCTAGCAGTGGTATTCTGAAAAATACCTATAATTTTgacctttctttcctgtttcttacTCCTGTTTGAAAAAAAGGCTATGattgaaagtaaaacaaacaaaaaaccatattTGATGATTCCATGTGGTACATTTTGTCTCTTCCTATACCTTTCTCCAAAATGGGACAgagcaggaatttttttttcctttaacaatgtcatttttgttctttattagaGGGCATATCAAAAAGATGCTATCAAAATCTGTCAGTAGGTCCTTCAGGGGAATATTCCAGATGCTCCCCTTTAATCTCATGCAGGTAAACAATTAAATGTAGTACTGATAGATTTGTAGAAACACGGGAATTTTAAATAGCTctcataaaattatattgtttacaatacaatttattttaaaagctccatTCTTCTAGAAACTTTGAactttcttactgtttttttaagatttgtctTCCACAATATCCTTTCTGTCACTACTCTGTGGAGCTGTTCACTGTACACAGAGATAGGTTTGGTACTAGGTAATGTATTGCCACTTAAATTATGCctatttaaaactaaagaaaggaataaaaattagataaaaggaaaaagcTAGTTCTAACATGACATTTACtttaatgtttcttaattttgtttgttaaagGCAAGCATGATTTGAAATACTTAATTTTTCATCAAGATATTTggaaactgacttttaaaaataattcaccaTTATAGTTATAACCTAgagtatattttatgtttatttgtggACCAGTACAGAAGTCAATCTAAGTATACCTGGGTTCATTCAAGTTAGTAGCTAATGCAGTGATCCGTGTGTGTTTCTTTACTCTTTATCAAGCAGCACTTAAATGGGGACTACAACCAAGTATTTGTCAGAGACAGAAGTGAGGATTTATtcctatcttaattttttttttaaatcttaacatTTTCGTTTAATACTCACTTTTATAGTACAGATGACTGACATCTAAACACTGTTCAAAGGCCGAGGCATTCTATATATTGCTCTTGCATGTTCtttgtagaaatgaaaaatgtttgagTCATACATACACTGGAGTTTCAGAAAATCATCTGTTACTTTTTGGAAATAACTGTTCAACTTTGAGATGGTTTCagactatttttcaaattaataaacaataatttactttttcagaaaaaaaaatgaatgactattATATGTATAGCACAGTGAAAGAACTCTTTTCCTAACTTGCCTTTTTGGAAACTGTCTACTTCCTCTTCTCCAACCCAACCCCATTTATTCAAACAGaccaaagaagaaacagagatttctgaaaaagttatatttttgcAGCAAGGAAGCTCTCCATTCCTTGAGTCTCAGGTAAAAAACAAGCATAAAGGAATTTTCCAAAAGGGAATTGttcttcaaatttcagtgtcattAAGatgtctttagtttttatttttcttttaaaattgaccTTGTTTAAAACTGAGGTAGGTATATATTATCTTTGCTTAGAttttggggaggggggaaaggaATTTTACCCTTAAACTATTGTAGTTATCAGTTAGCCATcatttctttatggtttttgCTTCTAGGTGGTTATATCTGTGTGTGATCATTGaagcattattattatacttGCTAATAATATTGTTGGGACTTTTTACTATCTGATTTACCCATAAAGTGATAGTAATTTAGATGACCTTGATTGATCTTTGAAAGTTCTGAACTTTGGTTTTTCCACTAGCCAAGTGTGATAAAGAAAATGCGCGAAGGAGACTCTGCAGGCTCTATGGTTACCTCTCATCAAATCATTTCCCAGAAAACTGTCCCGTCAACCCTAGAGgttatttttcaattcatttcatttcattcagcaCCAACATGTAGATGAATCTGCAATCCTTTTTCTTAAGGCATACATATTTCTAGATTCAAGTTTTCAgacaatgataaaaatgaaagtagaaaacATTCTAGTTTAAAATGTAAACCGAGGTGCTCGTCTGCTCCTGGtttgatttttcttccctctgtaACCTGTTAGACTAGTCAACTGCCTGTTCACATCTTTTTGGGCTTCCCAAATGCAAAAGTTTCCTAACTTTCGTTTCTTCTGCCTTATTGGAACAAACACTAAAGGAAAGTGGCAAAGAAAGTACTGAGATGATGAACTTCGGTTACAAATAATATTGGAACACTATACAGACCACTATAAGCTGTTTATAAGAGACTCCAACAATGTCCCAACAGTGGGGAATATTTCGTTACAATGTCTTCAACACAGGCACACTTAGTATTTATTGGGTAATATGTCCTATTGTGGATTCGATCTCCTATATAAGgaagtataatttacaaacaCGGAAAATGGTGTTCACAGAAATTTGTGGAATGCTGGCAAGTTCTTAGTGAGAATAACAGATATGAAGTACAGTGTTATGTTTAATATGGAAAACTGTCTTTTTGTGTCCACACAAGTAAAGCTAAGTAACTTGTACAGCCACTTCAATAGTGTTATTTAATCTTGAAATATACAATAATCAGATGTTTAGCATaagaacaaatatatttcttGTAAAACTTACCACCAAAGTTTGTTCCTATTTAAATAAATCTGAAGTTGCAGCTCTATTTGCAGAGTGCATTCCAAATTGAAAGTTTGAGTTATGAATTTCAGATGAGAAGAGATTGCAGCCATAATTATTAGATAATGGCACTAGTCCTATGCAGTAACATTACAGACCTCAGTGTAGCTTGCCCTGATTTTCTTATAAAGGATTATTTCGCAATGAGATACCATTGGAATTTCtaatttagcttttatatttcaaatataggGCACAGAGGATTGGGTTATTGTAGACAAAATACCTACTGAGGTAGTTGATGGTGATTCGAGAAAGATTGTGACTTACAAGGTCGTGACCGTGAGCAGTAGAGCTGGTGATATCCCTGCTGACATGTTAAGATCTAGTGCCATTGAAATGCAGAGTTTTGATGACTTGGCCCGggaaatacaatttaaagaagagaacaaacagaaaatatacacTCTAGGAAGGTCCTATGATACTATATCTGGAAAAATCGTTACTATGACCGGAAAACCTaaagagggggagaagggaatgCAACCCTCTACTCTTGAAGCACTTCAGAAAACGGAGTCAGTGAAGACCGTCCCTGTCATGATGGAGTACGAGGTCCTAGAAGCCATCACTGATGAGAAATCCAAGAGGGGACCTGAGATCCACACTCCAAAGCGGAGACTGTCAGAATCCCTGGCTCCCATCAAGGAAGCGGAGTCTCGGCGGCAGAGTCCTGAGGAAGAAGACCTCAGGAAAGCTCAGATGCTCGGAAGGGATGCAGCTCTGCACATGGGCCTGGAGAGCATGCGGTTCAGCACAAGTGAGCAAGCACCAGAGGGTGAGGCCTTAAAAGTGGGACTCTTTGGGCCCAGAAGGAAGAGCCTGTCCGAATGGAGGTACTCCCAGGAACCAGCCTTCACCGTCGCTACTGCTCATTACCTTACCGAGTCAACCACGTCCCAAGTTGTGGTAACCAGTGCCTTTCATTTGGGCCGCCGTTTCAGATTCCAGCATGAGTTTTTGAAGCAGCGCCCTTCCACCCTGAACCTTTCTGTTTCTCCTGCTGTTTGGCTTTATGTTTGGAGCAGGCAACCcgagctttttaatttttttcatggttaAATCAGTACCACAGTCCAGCGAGCgttaaaagacacatttctttttatttccagctCCCCGTTCCCGAGATATGATAGTGCTGCTGTTGCTTGCAATGAAGGGAAAAAATCTGCTTAAACCAGAAGCACCCTAATCCTAATAACTCTCTCTGCTTTAGCAAACGAGCTCATGGTCACCTcaatttgctattttatttcccattcttTTCCGTTTCAAAGTCTGTATAGTAGATGCCTTCCTCCCTCcgccctctctcctctgcctacAATTTTGTCTAACCAGCTGTGGATGTGTATGTGCCTGCTTATGTACCTGTCTCTGTGCTtgactcttcatttctttgttcacCCAGACTAAGCAATCTTCTGGTGAAAAGCTCATGGATGGCTCTGAAATCTTCAGTTTATTAGAGTCTGCAAGAAAACCAACAGAATTCATAGGAGGGGTTACTTCTACTGCTCAAAGCTGGGTTCAGGTGGCCTTTTGCTTCCATCCTTGGTGTTCCTGACTCTGCCTGTttgctctttgtttctttatgcctttctggagtgtgtgtgtgtgtattttatatccAAGTGGCTTTGCCTTAAACACCTGAAAGGTGCCTtcagttcttttcctttgtgcCTGCTTGGTATATCTGTCATATGCCTTTAGTTCCATTACAAGAATGTACTTTAGATATTCAAAAGGCAATCGTGTTGAGAAATGTTaatagcatttaattttttaaagcatcctgTGTCACCTATTAGGTCAAAGAAAGCAGCCAAAACCAATATGAATGTGCTACAgtgctgtttgtttttcattgcaTTTTGTATTGCGTTCTATTTCTTTTGCGGATATCCCAAATTAGCAGAGGTTTGAATGTGTGTTGGGGCAGAGGGCAGACATCAAAGATTCTAGCGGGAGGAAtgaaagcaaatttattttctataagtGTTCCTGGTTATAAGCACTTGACACTGGCTGTAGGCATCCTGGTGAGTGGCATCTTttgggagtttttgtttgtttgttttttaacctttcgTTTATGGAAACTCGCACTGACACCACAGTCTTTTCCCacacagaaaatggaaacaaagatggAGTCCAGCGGAGCAGAGACCGAAACAACCCAGCACCCCCAGCCACTTAGCACTGAGAAGGTTGTGCAGGAAACTGTGTTGGTGGAGGAAAGACATGTGATGAATGTGCATGCAAGTGGGGATGCTTCTTACGCAGCTGGAGATGACGTGGATGCTGCAGCACAGGCAGCATCTGCTGATGCTTCTAGCATTAAAGTGAAGGGCCCTGCTCTAACACACGGGgctaaagaggaaaaagggaaggtgACCGAAAAAGCTGTACTCGAACAGGAAGAGATGGCCACTGCTTCCCATGAGCCAGAGGAGGAGCAGAGTGTAGCAATCCACATTTCTGAAACTTTGGAGCAAAAACCTCATTTTGAGGTAACTAGTAGTTAATGTAACTTATAGCGCTAAAGTAAACTGACACATGAGTCCTTGAAATCTCGTTAAACATCAACAGGGAGCTagtttaattttgtgttttttccaagtTTGTTCTCCTCTTATTTCCATCTTTCATGGCAATTATGGATCTCCATGCGGGTTTCCATTTTATGGGTCACAGGCAAACATATATAGTGATTCTTAATAATATATAGTTCCAGCAAATGATTTCCACTCTTACTGTAATTATTGTAATTGGCTGTAAAGCTGGGGAATGCATGTCCAGCCAAGATATTAGAAAATTTGATAAATTCATTTCTGATAATGTACTTATCCAGCAGGACCTAAAACCGTGCTTATACAGGTATCAAATGCCAGAACTTTATTCTTTATCCTCTTTTATTGAGATTCTTGAAGTATTTGGAGGGGGTGATTAATGTCtcattatttgtttcttctttctaagaAGTTATTAAATAAAAGGCTTATATATGGTTTTTAATCTATTAAGATTAGTTTGTGAGATAGAGGAAGGAACgtaaaatagtttatttccttCAGAAGGTTTTCATTTACCTGGAACATTCCATATAAAAACACTGTGGCATTCTGGGATACTGTTGGACATGGAGCTGTTATGTGCCTCACTCTCCACCTTATCCCTCAAGGAATATATAAAGATTCATTTCATACTAACCTGCACTTTTATATATCCACCAAGCGGGGAGGACAAAAACCAAAACTGTGTGTTACGCAAACTCTAATAGCTGCTCTCCCTACTTCCCATTGGTACAGTCATCCATTGTGAAGACAGAAACCATCAGTTTTGACAGTGTTTCACCAGGAGGAGTAAAGCTAGACATTTCTACCAAGGAGCTGCCAGTTGTTCACACAGAAACCAAAACCATAACATACGAATCATCAGAGGTGAGACGGTCTGTGAAGACCAGAGCCCTGGCACTTTGTTTTACCCCTTTAACGGCTTAGTGCATTTAAGTACTAACTACATGGGTTTTAGTTTGAGAGACGCAGAGGACCCAGCAGCCCGACTGTCTCTATCAGCAGTGATGCAACAATTGTAATTTCAGTACTGATCATGGAGTAGCAGGTGGCTTAAGTCTTTGAATATCTCAGTATGTAGTAAAAGGCTCAGAAACCTATTTCCCTAGCCATAGATCAGGAAAAGTGTTAGCTCAGCCAGCCACTGCTAACATTTCTAAAGTCTCCGTTTCAGCAATGACAGTTAACTCTGGCCGAGTTTTGTTCAGTCTTTCCCCGTAGCGGTCGCTCCCAGGTGCTGGTTGAATAGCACGGTGAGTGTAGGAAATAACTACATCACTGTAATGCCTAGGTGAACATCTGAAGAGGTCATGTAAATATTTGAGTGTGGTTTCTATTCCTTTGCTTGCTTAGGTTGATCCTGGTGCTGATTTGGAGCCGGGCGTGCTAATGAGTGCACAGACGATCACATCCGAAACTACCAGTACCACAACTACCACCCACATCACCAAAGTAAGTGCAGTGGGAACTGATGAAAGTAAGGCCTTCTGCCAGGTGCGGCTGCATAAACAAGTAATTATGTGACTATCAGCTGCATTGGAGCTGTCACAGCTACTCCATTTATGGTGCATCTGTCCTCGTGCTTCTTTCTATTTAGGAATATGCATTCTGATACCCTTTGCTTAACAGGGTATTTGCTTCTGATACCCTTTGCTTGGCATATGGTAGGTGTTCCAGAAACACTGGTCAGCCATATCCAAAAGGACTCCATTCTACACTCGCTTCTGAAATTAGCAATTTAACTGCCGTagaattgtttcaattttctttttttttataatttaatgtattgAGAATGTATTTCCATATCATTCACTCTTACATTCCagcatcatttttaaatagaagtcCAATATTCCACAGGGTAAGCAgatcataatttctttttttttcaaagaatgaatgaCATTGTAGtgactacgtatggtgtcaggtaagcactagacttattgggatgatcatttcttttttttttttttaacttttatttatttaagtgtgtttttccaggacccatcaactccacgtgaagtagttgtttcaatctagttgtggagggcgcagctcacagtggcccatatggggatcgaactggtaaccttgttgttaagagcaccacgctctaaccaactgagctacctggCCGCCCCTGGGGTGATCATTTCTTAAGTTAcctaaatgtctaatcactatattgtacacctgaaactaatataccacattttgccgtgtataatacACTCCCATGTATTaatataatgtgcacccacatttttggcccaactttcaagggaaaaaatctttcattttaattttttaattcaaatttttatttgtttatatttaggtactggTTTTTGTATAATAAAGGATTTTAGCATTTAGTTTTTAACCTATtaatggtataagaaattttatgtaacaaataattacaaaacacaagaacagatacaaggcacaagaaattttatgtaccagtaacaaatttacgatgatatttatgcatcatagaaggccttcgtcgttgcaagttcatcttaaattcaacaaaaccagttatcatattccagggtattactttgcatacagatatcgttattgatttctagcattacacttttaactcataagtataaataaaagaattaaaaacatttacttagatacagaattagtacttcccatgtataatatgcatccttctttttccctcacaaatttgggcaaaaaagtgcacagtacacacagcaaaatacagtaatgtggtatgtcaactgcaactgaaaaattagggaaaagaaaaatgaatatgttACTTAAAACTGTCAGTATCTTTCTGCCATTTCCCCCATTGAACAATGGTTGTTTCTCCAAGTGGGCAAATCCATAACGCTTGTCTGTTCCTTTCAGACTGTGAAAGGAGGCATTTCGGAGACAAGAATTGAGAAGCGAATAGTCATCACAGGCGATGCGGACATTGACCATGACCAGGTAGTGTGTGTGAAATGGGAAATACCCgccagagaaacagagaaacactTGTTGGCCCTACTCTTCCCAGTGCTAGCATGTAATCGAAACAGTTTTCTGAATTTACTTTCTAATATACAATGTACGATTCCTTTTGCAATCATTGTACCTCATTTGTAAATTGCGTATATAGATCTAGCTCATAAGTCTCCACCTTGCTACTGATCATGCATGTTCCACCTCCTTTTTGTCTTTGTCCTTCTGTGATTTCCTGGGGATAGGCTCTGGCTCAGGCAATTAAAGAGGCCAAAGAGCAGCACCCTGACATGTCAGTGACCAAAGTAGTGGTCCATAAAGAGACAGAAATCACACCGGAAGATGGAGAGGATTGACCCCAGGTAAGAGGTGATGCTGATTCTCTAGGCTTGGCATCGGCTGGCATGCAGCATGGGGTGCTTCCCTCTCATCCTTCACCTgactcctccctttccttttttctctcactgGTATTTGCAGAGCTGGTTACCAAGAGGATGGAGGATTGGTTGGCAGGTGctggtttatttcagttttggaggTTCCATCCTGTAGACTTTTTGCGTACATTGCCAGCTAGAGGACAAAGGAAAAGCAGGGGTTTTGCTTGCGTGGTCTCACGGGTGTTCCCTTTTAATCCATGCCCTGTACTCTTTTCATTAACCAAATTTGAAGTCAAATTTGATTTCACTTGCCATATGGCCTAATCAGAAGTAAGGcagttttgttttgaaaggtACAGTTCGTGTGTTCCAAATactagggaaataaaatatacctctttctctttttgatggCAACATTATCCCATTATAAGCTTTCTCTTCAACTGTGTTTGGTTAtagctagggtttccaggtgggaattcccacccgttctcaggaattcaTTTCGccttcccattcccgaatcccgaaatacaaactattttctgttctccatgatgaatcattGACAGCCAATACTATCAacaacctgggttcaaggagccgactttcccgatttcccaaccaacttttctcaggattcgggaacggaaaagtgaaaaaaaaattcccgagaatgggcaggaattcctgcccggaaaccctagcaataaataggaaaaatgtctaagagatacattgtgagtagtacgtttatttcccctTATGGGTATTACTgagttcaaggagctgattttcccgatttcccaaccaacttttctcgggatttgggaacgggaaagcaaaaataattcctgagaatgggcaggaattcctgcctggaaaccgtACTTATAGCCTGTttatgcttttgttttgctttttgttttttaatttgaaaacctGAGCACCCACTTTCATTTTGGATGtcttatattttctgtattctttgggttgattttttttcctcctcagtgTAGCATTGTATCTCAAGAGGAGGTAAAAATGCAGCCCTGTGGCCCCCCTTTCCTTCAGGAACCGcatgcctttccagctgctgtttGGCCAGCATCGCAAGTGGGCAGCATATTCTCTGTGTGCATACACTTGTCATGCGTACTAACCTGCCCTGCAGAACTCATGGGGCCCTGAGCGTCCCTGGGGGGCTTTGAATGCTGAATGAACTTCTGGCACACGTGGCTGTGTGACACTTTACATATGTGAATGAAAGAAGTTAGTTCTCTAACTTTGGTTTAAAAAACAGATTGATGAACGGCttctcttaaagaaaaatattataataatcactcatatgcaaattcataatgtaatttggaagagagaaagcaaaaaatagttttttccaGTGAACTTCAGCCACTTGGGTGATGTTGTAATTAAGGAAAAGCATGTCAGTGACTTACAGTGGTATTTTACAGTATCTTGTCAAAAAGAGCAGAGACTATAACCTGCAAGATACTTTTCTTGTGACCTTGATCTGATGAAAACTCAGATGTTTTCAAATGAGTAACTGAGCAAATCTCTTTTCTACAGGAATAACTTAGCCTGCACAGGAATCCGGTCATGCAAACCATTAGGAAAACCAGAGCCTATATGGAATTCCCTCTTCTAACCCAACTGACTTGTACCTGCCGGTGGAAATTTTCAGTCCAGGAGAACTGACCTTGACCATTAATAGACACTGGCAGAGAGATCTTCCCATAATAAAGCAATCCAAATCAACATCACTAAACTGATATTGCATGAAGCAACGATAAAATTACAAAAGAGCAgcatttttaatttccacaaagtGTCTAAGTTTTCAGCTACACCTGCACGTTCATAACCAACAATATAAACCGTGATCTCATGTAACACATAAACAATCCATATGCCTTtcatagtttattattattaaagtctaAAGAAAATTGCAATTTCTTAGGTGACAAATCTTTTGTTTACAGATAAATGAAGATTACCCTAAAATGCTAGAAGCTGTCTAGGTCGGTGTGTCAGGTTTATCCCAGATTAGATGTGCCAATATCCGAGTTTATTCAGTACAACTTGAATCTTGTACTTGTTCATCTGGTTTTATTACTCCTCACCCATAAAACAGTAATGACTCTCTGATCCTCTGGAAATATTTAATGCTTACGATCCTGCTTTGTGTATCTAATTTAATTCATTATAAGGTAGCACTGATTTTAGCATATTAATGTGATTTCTTCCTTGTCGTCCGCTTTGGTCCGCATTCAATCTGGAAAGCTTCCCAAAGTTCCTTCACAAGTCCTAAATAtgtaaattgtcattattttggAAAGAAGTGTGTATTTTTGTTAGTTTACAATATTACGAGATTTCACTCCAGAAAAACCTGTTgagtttctattttcttcctttcttcatttcttccttatattttgaaattaatttttcttcttttacttggaaagtgtttttttccaaatctgGTCCATATTTACAACCTAGTTCAGAGCCAAGCCTTAAACTGTACAGAATTTCCACTGTAATTAAACTATTTAGTGTTTAGTTATAAATAGCCTTCAAAAAGATATATTCTCCATTACACTGTCTACTGCATCACAGAGCCCATGGTGAATGTATGTTTCTGCATAGcgaaataaaaatggtaaatgcGTTTAAAACTCTAATTTGCTGTGTAATAATTTCAGTACTGTATGTGTTTAGCCCAGAGGTAACATTTGCATGACATCAAAGGCCTCATTCATCTGCATTGTAGCGATAGCCTGTCTTTTTACAGGACAAAAAGTGTATATACGGTGATACAGTGTGTGGACTCTCAAGGTATTAGAGACGGGGAACAGAATACCTATATATAAACATTTGGTTGCCTACGAAGGCCTTAAAAAGTACAAGTGGTTATCACagaatctcatttttaaagttttgattttcTTGTAAGAATAGAGGCTCTGCTATAAAACCAGTGTTTCTGGGTACTTTTAATCTACCAAAGAGCCACCTCTCTCACACACATCAGCTCCGTAACAGGACAGATTACCTGGAGCGTTCTGCGAAGGTGCATGCGGCATGTGCCCACAGCTCACACACATCAAACTCGTCGTGTGCCAGGGACCAAGAATGAGATAAGACCCAGTGTCACCACTGCCAGCCTAACATCCAAACGTACTTGCTCGCCTGTCCTACCGTGTCATGCTTTACctaactttctgatttttttttttttaactaaatgtgaaaaatgaaatttttttcagaaaattgttAGATTTGACCATATATCTTGGTCTCAATGCAGAAGTTAAATTCTTATCGTTTATCTCTGAACGTGTTATCAGCTTGTCCTTACTGTCAATACTAAGTATTCATTTTAGGAACTGA
This genomic interval carries:
- the EPB41L3 gene encoding band 4.1-like protein 3 isoform X7, which gives rise to MQCKVILLDGSEYTCDVEKRSRGQVLFDKVCEHLNLLEKDYFGLTYRDAETQKNWLDPAKEIKKQIRSGAWHFSFNVKFYPPDPAQLSEDITRYYLCLQLRDDIVSGRLPCSFVTLALLGSYTVQSELGDYDPDECGSDYISEFRFAPNHTKELEDKVIELHKSHRGMTPAEAEMHFLENAKKLSMYGVDLHHAKDSEGVEIMLGVCASGLLIYRDRLRINRFAWPKVLKISYKRNNFYIKIRPGEFEQFESTIGFKLPNHRAAKRLWKVCVEHHTFFRLLMPEAPPKKFLTLGSKFRYSGRTQAQTRRASALIDRPAPYFERSSSKRYTMSRSLDGASVNENHEIYMKDSVSAAEVGTGQYATTKGISQTNLITTVTPEKKAEEERDEEEDRRKKAEEATAVAAIRHEGKTDSERTDTAADGETTATEELDKNQDDLMKHQTNISELKRTFLETSTDTAIMNEWEKRLSTSPVRLASRQEDAPMIEPLVPEETKEETEISEKVIFLQQGSSPFLESQPSVIKKMREGDSAGSMVTSHQIISQKTVPSTLEGTEDWVIVDKIPTEVVDGDSRKIVTYKVVTVSSRAGDIPADMLRSSAIEMQSFDDLAREIQFKEENKQKIYTLGRSYDTISGKIVTMTGKPKEGEKGMQPSTLEALQKTESVKTVPVMMEYEVLEAITDEKSKRGPEIHTPKRRLSESLAPIKEAESRRQSPEEEDLRKAQMLGRDAALHMGLESMRFSTSEQAPEGEALKVGLFGPRRKSLSEWRYSQEPAFTVATAHYLTESTTSQVVTKQSSGEKLMDGSEIFSLLESARKPTEFIGGVTSTAQSWVQKMETKMESSGAETETTQHPQPLSTEKVVQETVLVEERHVMNVHASGDASYAAGDDVDAAAQAASADASSIKVKGPALTHGAKEEKGKVTEKAVLEQEEMATASHEPEEEQSVAIHISETLEQKPHFESSIVKTETISFDSVSPGGVKLDISTKELPVVHTETKTITYESSEVDPGADLEPGVLMSAQTITSETTSTTTTTHITKTVKGGISETRIEKRIVITGDADIDHDQALAQAIKEAKEQHPDMSVTKVVVHKETEITPEDGED
- the EPB41L3 gene encoding band 4.1-like protein 3 isoform X6; amino-acid sequence: MQCKVILLDGSEYTCDVEKRSRGQVLFDKVCEHLNLLEKDYFGLTYRDAETQKNWLDPAKEIKKQIRSGAWHFSFNVKFYPPDPAQLSEDITRYYLCLQLRDDIVSGRLPCSFVTLALLGSYTVQSELGDYDPDECGSDYISEFRFAPNHTKELEDKVIELHKSHRGMTPAEAEMHFLENAKKLSMYGVDLHHAKDSEGVEIMLGVCASGLLIYRDRLRINRFAWPKVLKISYKRNNFYIKIRPGEFEQFESTIGFKLPNHRAAKRLWKVCVEHHTFFRLLMPEAPPKKFLTLGSKFRYSGRTQAQTRRASALIDRPAPYFERSSSKRYTMSRSLDGASVNENHEIYMKDSVSAAEVGTGQYATTKGISQTNLITTVTPEKKAEEERDEEEDRRKKAEEATAVAAIRHEGKTDSERTDTAADGETTATESDQEEDAELKAQELDKNQDDLMKHQTNISELKRTFLETSTDTAIMNEWEKRLSTSPVRLASRQEDAPMIEPLVPEETKEETEISEKVIFLQQGSSPFLESQPSVIKKMREGDSAGSMVTSHQIISQKTVPSTLEGTEDWVIVDKIPTEVVDGDSRKIVTYKVVTVSSRAGDIPADMLRSSAIEMQSFDDLAREIQFKEENKQKIYTLGRSYDTISGKIVTMTGKPKEGEKGMQPSTLEALQKTESVKTVPVMMEYEVLEAITDEKSKRGPEIHTPKRRLSESLAPIKEAESRRQSPEEEDLRKAQMLGRDAALHMGLESMRFSTSEQAPEGEALKVGLFGPRRKSLSEWRYSQEPAFTVATAHYLTESTTSQVVTKQSSGEKLMDGSEIFSLLESARKPTEFIGGVTSTAQSWVQKMETKMESSGAETETTQHPQPLSTEKVVQETVLVEERHVMNVHASGDASYAAGDDVDAAAQAASADASSIKVKGPALTHGAKEEKGKVTEKAVLEQEEMATASHEPEEEQSVAIHISETLEQKPHFESSIVKTETISFDSVSPGGVKLDISTKELPVVHTETKTITYESSEVDPGADLEPGVLMSAQTITSETTSTTTTTHITKTVKGGISETRIEKRIVITGDADIDHDQALAQAIKEAKEQHPDMSVTKVVVHKETEITPEDGED